In Gossypium hirsutum isolate 1008001.06 chromosome D06, Gossypium_hirsutum_v2.1, whole genome shotgun sequence, one genomic interval encodes:
- the LOC107902150 gene encoding F-box protein CPR1 produces MRRKEFVGSFQVPEEIEREILSRLPVKSLFRFKTVKKSWRNLIGDSTFIAMHLNCYGSNTDGFLVHGCYSYGIQLSRSSFDQPRKYIIGSINGLVCLSDKIRCFLKKDDRLRIHICSPSTREIMELPQCYHDHNDFLSGIGFGFCRKFNDYKVVKVSYRRDSSSSEAQVQVYSSNMNSWKMIKIENPSLWTLLPLYRGSGCFNGAFHWQGLKKSSSKKIIKTVVSFQFDEEVFREINLPNDPDFQGDVQFFITEYRDFFSSLVVKQGPNVNVYKVWVMKEYGAPDSWIKQLTIEVPISQDQVMFRSIRDIKYKDILFQDSHHRFIWYDTKSKQMDGQSQLLLQWYCTRCKESLVSLSQKR; encoded by the coding sequence ATGAGAAGGAAGGAGTTTGTAGGAAGTTTTCAAGTTCCAGAGGAGATCGAAAGAGAAATTCTATCAAGATTGCCCGTCAAAAGTTTGTTCCGATTCAAAACCGTTAAAAAATCGTGGCGTAATCTCATCGGAGACTCTACTTTCATCGCCATGCATTTGAATTGTTACGGTAGCAATACGGATGGTTTTTTGGTTCATGGATGTTATTCTTATGGAATCCAACTTTCGAGGTCCTCTTTTGACCAACCACGAAAATACATAATTGGTTCCATCAATGGATTAGTTTGCTTAAGCGATAAGATACGCTGCTTTCTGAAGAAAGATGATAGGTTGAGAATACATATTTGCAGTCCTTCCACGAGAGAAATTATGGAGCTTCCTCAATGTTATCATGACCATAATGATTTTCTTTCCGGCATTGGTTTTGGGTTTTGTCGTAAATTCAATGACTATAAAGTGGTAAAGGTTAGCTACCGTCGTGATTCGTCTTCATCGGAAGCTCAGGTTCAAGTTTATAGTTCAAACATGAATTCTTGGAAAATGATAAAGATAGAGAATCCAAGTTTGTGGACATTGTTGCCTTTGTATCGAGGCAGCGGGTGTTTCAATGGAGCTTTTCATTGGCAAGGATTGAAGAAATCATCATCCAAGAAAATTATCAAAACCGTCGTATCGTTTCAATTTGATGAGGAGGTGTTTCGAGAGATTAATTTACCAAATGATCCAGATTTTCAAGGTGACGTCCAGTTTTTTATCACGGAATATCGGGACTTCTTCTCCTCTTTAGTTGTCAAGCAGGGACCAAATGTGAATGTTTATAAAGTATGGGTGATGAAGGAATATGGTGCGCCGGATAGTTGGATTAAACAACTCACCATTGAAGTACCAATCTCACAAGATCAAGTAATGTTTAGATCAATTAGGGACATTAAATATAAAGACATTCTCTTTCAAGATAGCCATCACAGATTCATTTGGTATGATACCAAAAGCAAGCAAATGGACGGCCAATCTCAGTTATTATTACAATGGTATTGTACTCGTTGCAAGGAAAGCTTGGTTTCGTTGTCCCAAAAAAGGTAG